A single genomic interval of Littorina saxatilis isolate snail1 linkage group LG17, US_GU_Lsax_2.0, whole genome shotgun sequence harbors:
- the LOC138953311 gene encoding angiopoietin-related protein 1-like, with translation MEKCEMLAYSEQQGVCLFYHHHWKSDLCDVKGDWMMMTKGEANLTMTVTVCLNGGDVKEDGVSCQCYHGYVGDRCQRVMEDCYEGKMSRHYPSLGSGDQAVLWAQPRSMEQPVQVRCQENANTIIQRRVSPSIDFNRTWQEYVDGFGDVGQDFWMGLRNLYLFTNARQYDLVFYFTLNNGTYFFSIYKDFRITENITYTASLGAYVENPSLNGRPLQNMSGKPFSTYDNDNDNAVGSNCGERFGGGWWFDACSELNANGRPMTTGVWSGKEEEVHYTELGNNAPISMSLRLKIPLP, from the exons ATGGAGAAGTGTGAGATGCTGGCGTACTCTGAGCAGcaaggtgtgtgtctgttctacCATCACCACTGGAAGTCTGACCTGTGCGACGTGAAGGGAGACTGGATGATGATGACCAAGGGGGAAGCCAACCTCACG ATGACAGTCACTGTGTGTCTTAATGGTGGGGATGTGAAGGAAGACGGCGTCAGCTGCCAGTGTTACCATGGTTACGTCGGGGACAGGTGCCAGAGGGTGATGGAAG ACTGCTATGAGGGGAAGATGTCCAGACACTATCCCAGTCTCGGTAGCGGTGACCAAGCTGTGCTATGGGCGCAGCCACGCTCGATGGAACAGCCGGTGCAAGTCAGGTGCCAGGAAAATGCTAACACCATTATACAGCGCCGGGTGTCGCCTTCCATTGACTTCAACAGAACCTGGCAG GAGTACGTCGACGGCTTCGGAGATGTGGGTCAGGACTTCTGGATGGGACTGCGGAACCTGTACCTGTTCACCAACGCCAGACAGTACGACCTCGTCTTCTACTTTACCCTCAACAACGGCACATACTTCTTCTCCATCTACAAGGACTTTCGTATCACGGAAAACATTACTTACACCGCCAGTCTGGGAGCGTATGTAGAAAACCCAAGTCTCAATGGTCGACCTCTGCAGAACATGAGCGGCAAACCTTTCAGCACctacgacaacgacaacgacaacgccGTGGGTTCCAACTGCGGCGAGAGGTTCGGAGGAGGCTGGTGGTTCGACGCCTGCTCGGAGCTGAACGCCAACGGACGTCCGATGACGACAGGGGTGTGGTCCGGTAAGGAAGAGGAGGTGCACTACACAGAGCTGGGGAACAACGCACCTATCTCCATGTCTCTCAGGCTGAAGATTCCATTACCTTAA
- the LOC138953497 gene encoding fibrinogen-like protein 1, which produces MVLQRRSSTPGNFNRTWKEYVDGFEEDGKDFWLGLQNLYIFTNSKQYDLNVNATWLLTRTPVTIWTTITSASRRTSRSPPVLGRF; this is translated from the exons ATGGTGTTACAGCGCCGCTCGTCTACTCCCGGTAACTTCAACAGAACATGGAAG GAATACGTGGATGGCTTTGAAGAGGACGGGAAGGACTTCTGGCTGGGCCTGCAAAACCTGTACATCTTCACCAACTCCAAGCAGTACGACCTCAACGTCAATGCAACTTGGTTGTTGACAAGGACGCCCGTTACTATCTGGACTACCATCACTTCCGCCTCACGGAGAACATCACGTTCACCGCCAGTCTTGGGCCGTTTCTGA
- the LOC138953310 gene encoding techylectin-5A-like produces the protein MPNGFEEYVDGFGQVGPDFWMGLRNLYLFTNTRQYDLVFYFTLNNGTARYFIYKDFRITENITYTASLGDYAYIENQIINGRPVKAMSGKPFSTYDNDNAVIANCGERFGGGWWFDACSELNANGRLVTTGVWSGKEEEVHYKELGNNAPISMDLRLKITSP, from the coding sequence GAGTACGTAGACGGCTTCGGCCAGGTGGGCCCGGACTTCTGGATGGGACTGCGGAACCTGTACCTGTTCACCAACACCAGACAGTACGACCTCGTCTTCTACTTTACCCTCAACAACGGCACAGCCCGATACTTCATCTACAAGGACTTTCGTATCACGGAAAACATTACTTACACCGCCAGTCTGGGAGATTACGCGTATATAGAAAACCAAATCATCAACGGTCGGCCTGTGAAGGCAATGAGCGGAAAACCTTTCAGCACCTACGACAACGACAACGCCGTGATTGCCAACTGCGGCGAGAGGTTCGGAGGAGGCTGGTGGTTCGACGCCTGCTCGGAGCTGAACGCCAACGGACGTCTGGTGACGACAGGGGTGTGGTCCGGTAAGGAAGAGGAGGTGCACTACAAAGAGCTGGGGAACAACGCACCGATCTCCATGGATCTCAGGCTAAAGATTacatcaccttag